In one Neobacillus sp. WH10 genomic region, the following are encoded:
- a CDS encoding YpiF family protein yields MKWIPQDIETYMNAKEYVDTAVVPLYSVSFGGEMKQSAATAEFITLLTGHLERQFTGRIILFPPFTYLKNEIVLSDLLKWEENIAKSELKHIFYITSELDWRIHEDKLSGSLIWLPSLPLENINDSQKIEIIDNQVKQLLTLFIQKWHEK; encoded by the coding sequence ATGAAATGGATTCCTCAAGATATAGAGACATACATGAATGCAAAGGAGTATGTGGATACAGCTGTTGTACCTTTATATTCGGTATCATTCGGGGGTGAGATGAAACAATCAGCTGCAACGGCTGAATTTATCACACTTTTAACAGGACATTTAGAAAGGCAGTTTACAGGAAGAATAATATTATTTCCTCCGTTTACATATCTAAAAAATGAAATAGTATTAAGCGATTTGTTGAAATGGGAGGAAAATATTGCGAAGAGTGAATTAAAGCACATATTTTACATCACATCTGAGCTTGATTGGCGTATACATGAAGACAAGCTTAGCGGGTCGTTAATATGGCTTCCATCCCTTCCGCTTGAGAATATAAATGATTCTCAAAAAATAGAAATTATTGATAATCAAGTAAAACAGCTGTTAACTCTCTTTATCCAAAAATGGCATGAAAAATAA
- a CDS encoding ReoY family proteolytic degradation factor, with amino-acid sequence MATPVSVNEKKDFIRWFLNHYQLKRRECVWILNYLMSHDQLMEKVHFVEQAQYCPRGLIMSTHCVDKVPFRFYKENVMTTDAEKSFHDIRLNRDEEIFIQLNFHASNQAHQYAAVLEENPFVPKHLQVNEKDGIIAEQLLQNSIERFQREKLLQLIDEALDQHNQEAFQMLTKQLNKLTVTEQKGSLR; translated from the coding sequence ATGGCAACCCCTGTTTCTGTCAACGAGAAAAAGGACTTTATTCGCTGGTTTTTAAATCATTATCAATTAAAAAGAAGAGAATGTGTTTGGATTCTCAACTATTTAATGAGCCACGATCAACTGATGGAAAAAGTTCATTTTGTTGAGCAAGCGCAGTATTGTCCGCGCGGTTTGATTATGTCAACACATTGTGTGGATAAAGTACCATTTCGTTTTTATAAAGAAAATGTTATGACAACAGATGCCGAAAAATCCTTTCATGATATTCGGCTAAATCGAGACGAGGAAATTTTTATTCAATTAAATTTTCATGCTTCCAATCAGGCACACCAGTATGCGGCTGTTCTCGAAGAAAATCCATTCGTTCCGAAACATTTACAAGTCAATGAAAAGGATGGAATCATTGCAGAGCAATTGTTACAAAATAGTATTGAACGTTTTCAACGTGAAAAATTACTGCAATTAATCGATGAAGCTCTTGATCAACATAATCAAGAAGCGTTTCAGATGTTAACTAAACAATTAAATAAACTAACAGTGACTGAACAAAAGGGAAGTTTGCGATAA
- a CDS encoding tetratricopeptide repeat protein, translated as MDRVNNIINMLENGQHKEALNEYNIVLKNGSHDEIFLLGEEMYQYGFLEEAKALVEKLLEIYPEEGELLVLLGEILVEAGEEEEAILVLEKISEQDVHFGQSLLLLADLYQVQGLYEVCERKLLKAKELLPDEVIIDFALGELYSEQGEIIMALNAYEIVVKEENEIAGVNIHGRIADLLSASGAFEEALTYYDRALDEKLEINTLFGYAFTALQAGYNRTAIEKFNELKGLDPEYHSLYLHLAKAYEREEELDNSLHSIKEGIKQDEFNKELFFYGGKMALKLGKVDEAEQFFREALALDPGYIDAALTLNKLFFQQERYEDVIELISQLDFTEDEEPQMLWDSALAYDKLEEFSYALDKYESAYTFFKNNESFLQDYGYFLIEEGKNDRAAEIFKQLLIKDPTNVEYLDLLERITD; from the coding sequence ATGGATCGAGTAAATAATATTATCAATATGTTAGAAAATGGCCAACATAAAGAGGCCTTGAATGAATATAATATTGTATTAAAAAACGGCAGCCACGATGAAATATTTCTCCTTGGAGAAGAAATGTACCAATATGGATTTTTAGAGGAAGCAAAGGCTCTAGTCGAAAAGCTTTTAGAAATTTATCCCGAAGAGGGAGAACTTCTTGTTTTACTTGGTGAAATTTTAGTGGAAGCAGGAGAAGAAGAGGAAGCCATCCTTGTCTTAGAAAAGATTTCGGAACAGGATGTTCATTTCGGACAGTCATTACTGTTGTTAGCAGACCTTTATCAAGTTCAAGGTCTTTATGAAGTTTGTGAAAGAAAACTTTTGAAAGCAAAAGAATTATTGCCGGATGAGGTTATTATTGATTTTGCTTTGGGCGAACTTTACAGTGAACAAGGCGAAATAATAATGGCACTGAATGCTTATGAAATAGTTGTAAAAGAAGAAAACGAAATTGCTGGTGTCAATATACATGGGAGGATCGCAGATCTTTTAAGTGCCTCCGGAGCTTTTGAAGAGGCTCTTACTTATTATGATAGGGCACTTGATGAAAAATTAGAGATTAACACTCTATTCGGCTATGCTTTTACAGCACTTCAGGCAGGATATAATCGGACAGCAATTGAAAAGTTCAATGAATTAAAAGGGCTTGACCCGGAGTATCATTCACTTTATTTACATCTTGCAAAAGCATATGAACGGGAAGAAGAGCTTGATAATAGTTTACACTCTATTAAAGAGGGCATTAAACAGGATGAATTTAATAAAGAATTATTTTTCTATGGCGGGAAAATGGCTTTAAAGCTCGGAAAAGTGGACGAAGCAGAACAGTTTTTCCGTGAGGCGCTTGCCTTAGATCCGGGCTATATAGATGCTGCTCTTACATTAAATAAGCTCTTTTTTCAGCAAGAACGATATGAGGATGTTATTGAATTAATTTCCCAGCTTGATTTTACAGAAGATGAAGAGCCGCAGATGCTATGGGATTCAGCCTTAGCGTACGATAAACTTGAAGAATTTTCTTACGCATTAGACAAATATGAAAGTGCATATACTTTTTTTAAGAATAACGAATCCTTTTTGCAGGATTACGGATATTTTCTAATAGAAGAAGGAAAAAACGACCGAGCCGCCGAAATTTTTAAACAGCTGTTAATTAAAGATCCAACAAACGTCGAGTATTTAGATTTACTTGAACGTATAACTGATTAA
- the aroA gene encoding 3-phosphoshikimate 1-carboxyvinyltransferase, producing MATLKLKTNINCLFGEVTIPGDKSISHRSVMFGSIAYGETKVTNFLPGDDCLSTISCFRKLGVTIEESDNQLRIIGNGFEGLTEPDGVLDVGNSGTTIRLLMGILAGRPFFSTLVGDESIGKRPMTRVTGPLTRMGAWLDGRKNGAFTPISIRGGQLNPFHYELPVASAQVKSALILAGLQAAGESTIIEPAETRDHTERMIQQFGGEITKNNKVITVKGGQKLTASTIHVPGDISSAAFFLVAGAVIPRSEIVLKNVGLNPTRTGIIEVMKKMGADLEIVQKDDNSFEPTGDLIIKTSNLKGTVVEGDIIPKLIDEIPIIALLATQAEGITVIKDAEELKVKETNRIDTVVYELRKLGASIEATNDGMIIYGKSNLNGGRVSSHGDHRIGMMLSIAALLCINNVELEQSEAISVSYPNFFAHLNSLIH from the coding sequence ATGGCGACATTAAAACTTAAAACTAACATTAATTGTTTATTTGGTGAGGTAACAATCCCGGGAGATAAATCCATCTCCCACAGATCCGTCATGTTTGGATCTATCGCTTATGGGGAAACAAAGGTTACCAATTTTTTGCCTGGAGATGATTGTTTAAGTACAATTTCGTGCTTTCGAAAGCTTGGGGTAACCATCGAGGAATCTGACAACCAGCTTCGTATAATAGGAAATGGTTTTGAGGGATTAACTGAACCTGATGGAGTGCTAGATGTTGGCAATTCCGGGACAACAATTCGTTTATTAATGGGGATATTGGCAGGAAGACCATTTTTCTCCACTCTAGTGGGTGATGAGTCTATCGGAAAAAGGCCAATGACAAGGGTAACTGGTCCTTTAACAAGAATGGGTGCTTGGCTTGATGGCCGAAAAAACGGAGCCTTCACTCCTATTTCAATCCGTGGAGGTCAGTTAAATCCTTTCCATTACGAGCTTCCAGTAGCTAGTGCACAGGTAAAGTCAGCATTAATTTTAGCTGGTCTGCAGGCAGCAGGAGAAAGTACCATTATCGAGCCTGCTGAAACCCGTGATCATACGGAAAGAATGATTCAACAATTTGGCGGTGAAATTACCAAAAATAATAAGGTGATAACTGTAAAAGGAGGGCAAAAACTGACAGCTTCGACAATTCATGTCCCTGGAGATATATCGTCTGCGGCCTTTTTCCTTGTTGCAGGGGCCGTGATTCCAAGAAGTGAAATTGTTTTAAAAAATGTTGGTCTAAATCCAACTAGAACGGGAATCATCGAGGTAATGAAGAAGATGGGGGCAGACTTAGAGATTGTTCAAAAGGATGACAACTCGTTTGAGCCGACTGGCGATCTCATCATCAAGACATCTAATCTAAAAGGTACTGTTGTTGAAGGGGATATAATCCCAAAACTAATTGATGAAATTCCGATTATTGCCCTTTTGGCAACACAGGCAGAGGGAATAACAGTGATTAAAGATGCTGAAGAATTAAAGGTTAAGGAAACCAATCGTATAGATACCGTTGTTTATGAATTGAGAAAATTAGGAGCTTCGATTGAAGCAACCAACGATGGAATGATCATCTACGGAAAATCTAATCTAAACGGCGGAAGGGTTTCTAGTCATGGAGATCATCGAATTGGCATGATGCTCTCGATTGCTGCCCTTTTATGTATAAATAATGTAGAGCTTGAGCAATCCGAAGCCATATCGGTTTCATATCCGAATTTCTTTGCCCATTTAAATAGCCTAATCCACTAA
- a CDS encoding prephenate dehydrogenase, protein MKGRVFVIGLGLIGGSLALCIKKEHNEAVIVGYDINNEQARLAKMLGVIDDIAENICDGAIDAELIIIAAPVNETKEIIHLLSELPLNPEVIVTDTGSTKGRIVESATSLKQKGITFIGGHPMAGSHKSGVTAAKEILFENAFYLLTPEEHIEDIKLETLKEWLIGTNAKFLTVTPGNHDYLTGIVSHFPHIIAASIVRQTEKLAEAEGLIPRLAAGGFRDITRIASSSPAMWKDILLHNREILIKLLNQWLDEMNGVKSLLEKENSAAIFNYFKQAKQFRDGLPQKEKGAIPAFYDLYVDVPDYPGVISEITGYLAKEKISITNIRILETREDINGVLVISFQTEEDRQKAEQCIGNYSSYATSIGS, encoded by the coding sequence TTGAAAGGCCGGGTTTTTGTTATTGGCTTAGGATTAATTGGTGGTTCCTTAGCATTATGTATCAAGAAGGAACATAATGAAGCAGTGATTGTAGGATATGATATAAATAACGAACAGGCAAGACTTGCAAAAATGCTCGGAGTCATTGATGATATAGCGGAAAATATTTGTGATGGTGCCATTGATGCTGAATTAATCATTATTGCAGCACCTGTAAACGAAACGAAGGAAATTATCCATTTGTTATCTGAACTTCCGCTTAATCCAGAGGTAATCGTAACAGATACAGGCAGTACAAAAGGCAGAATAGTTGAAAGTGCCACTAGCTTAAAGCAGAAAGGTATTACCTTTATCGGTGGCCATCCAATGGCTGGTTCACATAAAAGCGGTGTTACGGCTGCAAAAGAAATTTTATTTGAAAATGCCTTTTATCTGTTAACGCCAGAAGAACATATAGAAGATATAAAACTTGAAACATTGAAAGAATGGTTAATCGGAACAAATGCCAAATTTCTAACCGTCACACCTGGAAATCATGACTATCTTACAGGGATAGTCAGTCATTTTCCACATATTATTGCCGCATCGATTGTCAGGCAAACTGAAAAATTAGCAGAGGCAGAAGGTCTCATCCCCCGTCTCGCTGCAGGCGGATTTAGGGATATCACACGTATAGCCTCGAGCAGCCCAGCAATGTGGAAGGATATTTTGCTGCACAACCGTGAAATATTAATTAAACTGCTTAATCAGTGGCTTGATGAAATGAATGGGGTTAAATCTCTACTGGAAAAGGAAAATAGCGCTGCAATTTTCAATTATTTTAAACAGGCTAAGCAGTTTCGCGATGGGTTGCCACAAAAAGAAAAAGGCGCAATACCAGCATTTTATGATTTGTATGTCGATGTGCCCGATTACCCTGGTGTGATTTCAGAAATAACCGGTTATTTAGCGAAGGAAAAAATCAGCATCACAAATATTCGCATCCTTGAAACACGTGAAGACATAAATGGTGTTTTAGTCATTAGCTTTCAAACAGAAGAGGATCGGCAAAAGGCAGAACAATGTATTGGCAATTATTCCAGCTATGCCACATCAATAGGTTCATAG
- the hisC gene encoding histidinol-phosphate transaminase, translating into MRWKEQLYTLTPYKPGKSIEAVKKQFKLDRIVKLASNENPFGCSEKALSALQSYQTSLALYPDGYATHLRETLSAFLQVDEDELILGNGSDNLIQIISRALLHPMASTIMATPTFSQYKHNAMIEGAIIKEIPIVNGDHNLDAMLEAIDETTNIIWLCSPNNPTGTYIPKNKLIPFLEKVPSHILVVLDEAYYEYVVAEDYYNAISLTRKYENLIVLRTFSKIYGLAALRVGYGVANRAIIKALEPVREPFNVNTLGQLAACEAIKDQEFVEVCKGKNRQGLAQFYKFCEKHHLEFYSTQTNFILIDFKVDGDELFQYLQTRGYIVRSGKPLGFPTAVRITVGSSEQNEGVLKALSEYLEAD; encoded by the coding sequence ATGAGATGGAAAGAGCAGTTATATACACTGACACCCTATAAACCAGGAAAATCAATTGAGGCAGTCAAAAAACAATTTAAATTGGATCGTATTGTTAAGCTTGCATCTAATGAAAATCCTTTTGGATGCTCAGAAAAAGCACTTTCAGCCCTTCAATCATATCAAACAAGTTTGGCACTTTATCCTGATGGTTACGCTACTCATTTAAGAGAGACACTTTCAGCGTTTTTACAGGTTGATGAGGATGAATTAATATTAGGGAATGGCTCAGATAACTTAATTCAAATTATTTCAAGGGCGCTACTGCACCCAATGGCCAGTACCATTATGGCAACACCAACCTTTTCTCAATATAAGCACAATGCAATGATTGAAGGGGCAATTATTAAGGAGATCCCTATTGTCAACGGAGACCATAATTTAGATGCCATGCTTGAGGCAATTGACGAGACGACGAACATCATTTGGCTCTGTAGTCCTAATAATCCTACGGGTACATATATTCCAAAAAATAAATTAATTCCATTTTTAGAAAAGGTGCCATCACATATCCTCGTAGTGCTTGATGAAGCGTATTATGAATATGTAGTCGCGGAAGATTACTATAATGCAATCAGTTTAACACGTAAGTATGAAAACCTAATTGTGCTTAGAACTTTTTCTAAAATATATGGACTTGCTGCACTACGGGTTGGGTATGGGGTGGCGAATCGTGCCATCATCAAAGCACTTGAACCTGTAAGGGAACCATTTAATGTGAATACTTTAGGTCAATTAGCAGCGTGTGAAGCGATCAAGGATCAGGAATTTGTCGAAGTTTGCAAAGGAAAAAATAGACAGGGTCTGGCACAGTTTTATAAATTCTGCGAGAAGCATCATCTTGAATTTTACTCTACCCAGACTAATTTTATTTTAATTGATTTTAAAGTTGATGGGGATGAGCTTTTTCAATATTTACAAACGCGAGGATATATCGTACGCTCTGGAAAACCTCTTGGTTTCCCTACGGCGGTTAGAATTACGGTGGGCTCTTCTGAACAAAATGAAGGTGTCCTTAAGGCATTGAGCGAATATTTAGAAGCGGACTGA
- the aroH gene encoding chorismate mutase encodes MIRGVRGATTVNENTEEAIVSATVELLAKLIEVNHIQPDSVASVLISTTEDINAAFPAKALRKFAEWTYVPVMCMREIPVPNALKMCIRIMMHVDTDIAQDKIVHVYLKEAKVLRPDLGSNLV; translated from the coding sequence ATGATCAGAGGGGTGAGGGGAGCAACGACGGTTAACGAAAATACTGAAGAAGCTATTGTTTCTGCCACAGTGGAGCTTTTGGCTAAGCTAATTGAGGTTAATCATATTCAACCAGATTCCGTCGCCTCCGTATTAATTTCAACCACCGAAGATATTAATGCTGCATTTCCGGCAAAGGCGTTGCGGAAATTTGCTGAATGGACATATGTACCTGTCATGTGTATGCGAGAAATACCTGTTCCGAATGCTTTGAAAATGTGCATTAGAATTATGATGCATGTGGATACAGACATAGCGCAGGATAAGATTGTTCATGTATATTTAAAGGAAGCAAAGGTATTAAGACCAGACCTTGGCAGTAATTTGGTATAA
- the aroB gene encoding 3-dehydroquinate synthase, protein METVQIQTESKKYHVFVGEGIRTELGTFLTNHFTNLTRILIITDETVGKLHLEKLQLVLKPWNPVIFTAPSGEKAKTFEIYYEALSTALENHLDRKSVIISFGGGAVGDLSGFVAASYMRGIPFIQVPTTILAHDSAVGGKVAINHPLGKNMIGAFYQPEAVFYDLELLKTLPIKEIRSGFAEVIKHALIADPNFYHWLTTNVDDLKSLTFEQLSDSLVKGIRIKNNFVSQDERETGIRAYLNFGHTLGHAIESEMGYGNITHGEAVMIGMIFALKLSNVLLGLSFHLTEFIEWVTTLGYKTNIPEQLSFENLILKMKQDKKSVGESIRFVLLDKVGQPRLQEISEEVLLKELKSF, encoded by the coding sequence ATGGAAACCGTACAAATCCAAACCGAGTCGAAAAAGTATCATGTCTTTGTTGGTGAAGGGATAAGAACAGAACTTGGTACTTTTTTAACCAATCATTTTACAAATCTAACAAGAATATTAATAATTACTGATGAAACCGTTGGTAAGTTGCATCTCGAAAAGCTGCAGCTTGTTCTAAAACCGTGGAATCCCGTTATTTTTACTGCACCTAGCGGTGAAAAGGCAAAAACCTTTGAAATTTATTATGAGGCTCTATCAACAGCACTTGAGAATCATCTTGATCGGAAATCTGTCATTATATCTTTTGGCGGTGGTGCGGTTGGGGATTTGTCGGGTTTCGTTGCTGCTTCCTATATGAGAGGGATCCCTTTTATTCAAGTTCCCACTACCATCCTAGCTCATGATAGTGCTGTTGGCGGAAAAGTTGCAATCAACCACCCGCTTGGAAAAAATATGATTGGTGCTTTTTATCAACCGGAAGCTGTATTTTATGATCTAGAACTGTTAAAAACACTGCCAATTAAAGAAATTCGTTCTGGGTTTGCTGAGGTAATTAAACATGCACTTATTGCAGATCCTAATTTTTATCATTGGTTAACAACGAATGTTGATGATTTGAAATCTTTAACATTTGAGCAATTATCGGATTCTTTGGTAAAAGGTATAAGAATTAAAAATAATTTTGTTTCACAGGATGAAAGAGAAACTGGAATACGTGCATATTTGAATTTTGGGCATACGCTTGGACATGCAATTGAATCAGAAATGGGGTATGGAAATATCACCCATGGTGAAGCAGTTATGATCGGGATGATTTTCGCTTTAAAATTAAGCAATGTACTTCTGGGGCTATCGTTTCATTTAACCGAATTTATCGAATGGGTTACGACATTAGGATATAAAACAAACATACCGGAACAGCTTTCTTTTGAGAATCTGATTCTCAAAATGAAACAGGATAAGAAATCGGTTGGCGAGTCTATTCGATTTGTGTTACTAGATAAAGTGGGACAGCCAAGGCTTCAAGAAATATCTGAAGAAGTTTTATTAAAAGAGCTTAAAAGTTTTTAG
- the aroC gene encoding chorismate synthase, with protein sequence MRYLTAGESHGPQLTTIIEGLPAGMPLEAMDINEELARRQKGYGRGRRMQIEKDTAEIVSGVRHGKTLGSPIALVVKNNDWKHWTTIMGIEAIEDGQEDEIKRKVTRARPGHADLNGAIKYGHRDMRNVLERSSARETTVRVAAGAVAKKLLSLVGIELVSHVVEIGGIKANVDPFLTVEAIKERTENSPVRVADSNVEQEMMNAIDDAKKNGDSIGGVVEVIATGIPAGVGSYVHYDRKLDGKLAAAIMSINAFKGVEIGIGFEAARKPGSEVHDEIAWDQERGYYRKTNRLGGFEGGMTTGMPIVVRGVMKPIPTLYKPLMSVDIETKEPFSASVERSDSCAVPAAAVVAEHVVAWELANALVEQFYSDRFNTFADEINRQREYAREF encoded by the coding sequence ATGAGATACTTAACTGCTGGTGAATCCCATGGGCCACAGCTAACAACAATTATAGAAGGTCTGCCAGCTGGAATGCCGCTTGAGGCTATGGATATAAATGAGGAGTTGGCAAGACGTCAAAAGGGCTATGGACGTGGAAGACGGATGCAAATTGAGAAAGATACAGCAGAAATTGTATCTGGTGTACGTCATGGAAAAACATTAGGATCACCAATTGCACTAGTAGTGAAAAACAATGACTGGAAGCATTGGACAACTATCATGGGTATAGAAGCAATAGAAGATGGACAAGAGGATGAAATAAAACGTAAGGTGACACGGGCAAGACCAGGACATGCCGATTTAAATGGTGCTATTAAATATGGGCATCGGGATATGAGAAATGTTCTAGAACGTTCTTCAGCACGAGAGACAACCGTTAGAGTAGCAGCTGGTGCTGTTGCCAAGAAGCTTTTATCCCTTGTTGGCATTGAGCTAGTTTCACATGTAGTAGAAATTGGCGGAATAAAAGCCAATGTAGATCCTTTTCTAACGGTAGAGGCCATAAAGGAACGGACTGAAAATTCTCCCGTAAGGGTGGCAGACTCAAATGTTGAGCAGGAAATGATGAATGCTATTGATGACGCAAAGAAAAATGGCGACTCTATTGGCGGGGTTGTTGAGGTTATTGCGACAGGAATTCCGGCAGGAGTGGGAAGCTATGTTCATTACGATCGTAAATTAGATGGAAAATTAGCAGCAGCAATAATGAGTATAAACGCTTTTAAAGGTGTGGAAATCGGAATTGGATTTGAAGCAGCAAGGAAACCCGGAAGTGAAGTACATGATGAGATTGCCTGGGACCAGGAGAGAGGGTATTACCGTAAAACAAACCGGCTGGGAGGGTTTGAAGGCGGAATGACTACGGGGATGCCAATTGTGGTCAGAGGCGTAATGAAACCAATCCCGACACTATATAAACCATTAATGAGTGTTGATATCGAAACGAAAGAGCCGTTTTCTGCGAGTGTCGAACGTTCTGACAGCTGTGCAGTACCTGCTGCAGCAGTTGTTGCGGAGCATGTAGTTGCCTGGGAACTTGCGAACGCACTTGTTGAACAATTTTACAGTGACCGTTTTAATACATTTGCCGATGAAATAAATAGGCAGCGAGAATATGCGAGGGAGTTTTAA
- the ndk gene encoding nucleoside-diphosphate kinase — translation MEKTFLMVKPDGVQRNLIGEIVARFERKGFQLVGAKLMSIPTELAEEHYGEHKERPFFGELVDFITSGPVFAMVWQGENVIATARQMMGSTNPKDAAPGTIRGDFGLTVGKNVIHGSDSPASAEREIGLFFKDTGVVEYSKLVNEWIY, via the coding sequence ATGGAAAAAACTTTTTTAATGGTAAAGCCGGACGGCGTACAGCGTAATTTAATTGGAGAAATCGTTGCACGATTTGAAAGAAAGGGCTTCCAATTGGTTGGAGCTAAATTAATGAGCATCCCAACTGAACTTGCTGAAGAACATTATGGCGAGCACAAGGAACGACCATTCTTTGGTGAATTAGTTGATTTCATTACATCCGGCCCGGTTTTCGCAATGGTTTGGCAAGGTGAAAATGTCATCGCAACGGCTAGGCAAATGATGGGCTCTACTAATCCAAAGGATGCGGCTCCTGGTACGATTCGCGGTGATTTTGGATTAACCGTTGGTAAAAATGTTATTCATGGTTCTGATTCACCAGCAAGCGCAGAGCGAGAAATCGGCTTGTTTTTTAAAGATACTGGAGTAGTTGAGTATTCTAAATTAGTTAACGAATGGATTTATTAA
- the hepT gene encoding heptaprenyl diphosphate synthase component II — protein MKLKMMYSFLNSDINIIEKELEETIQTESLLLKQASMHTLQAGGKRIRPVFVLLAGKFGHYDIHVMKNVAVALELIHMASLVHDDVIDDADLRRGQPTVKSKWDNKIAMYTGDFVFALALELMTNIEKHAAHKILANTIVEVTVGEIQQIKDKYRFNQNLRDYLRRIKRKTALLIAVSCQLGAIAAGVEESYHKKLFRFGYFVGMSYQIIDDILDFTSTEKALGKPAGSDLLQGNITAPALFAMENDDIRREIEKVHENMAPDDILKIISLIKQSGAIEKSFALSDLYLDKALAVLEELPENKAKKTLRDIAKYIGRRKF, from the coding sequence ATGAAATTAAAAATGATGTATTCATTTTTGAATTCGGATATTAACATAATCGAAAAAGAGTTGGAAGAGACAATTCAAACTGAGTCTCTTCTTTTGAAACAAGCATCGATGCATACATTACAAGCCGGAGGAAAAAGAATTCGTCCTGTTTTTGTTTTGCTTGCGGGTAAATTTGGTCATTATGATATACATGTGATGAAAAATGTTGCTGTTGCCCTTGAACTTATTCATATGGCATCCCTTGTCCATGATGATGTAATTGATGATGCTGATCTTCGCAGAGGCCAGCCAACAGTTAAATCAAAATGGGATAATAAAATTGCGATGTATACAGGCGACTTTGTTTTTGCCCTCGCATTAGAATTAATGACAAATATCGAAAAACATGCTGCCCATAAAATTTTAGCAAATACGATCGTTGAAGTGACTGTAGGGGAAATTCAGCAGATAAAAGACAAATACCGTTTTAATCAAAACCTCAGGGATTATCTTCGTAGAATCAAGAGAAAGACCGCCTTGTTAATTGCTGTCAGCTGCCAATTAGGTGCAATTGCTGCAGGAGTTGAAGAGTCCTACCATAAGAAACTTTTCCGTTTTGGGTATTTCGTGGGGATGTCCTATCAAATTATCGATGATATTTTGGATTTCACCTCTACCGAGAAGGCATTAGGGAAGCCGGCAGGAAGTGATCTTTTACAAGGTAATATTACGGCTCCAGCCCTTTTTGCAATGGAAAATGACGATATTCGAAGGGAAATTGAAAAGGTTCATGAGAATATGGCTCCTGATGATATTTTAAAAATAATTTCCCTTATAAAACAGTCAGGTGCAATTGAAAAGTCATTTGCTCTGAGTGATCTCTATTTAGATAAAGCTTTAGCTGTATTAGAAGAATTACCTGAAAATAAAGCCAAAAAAACACTTCGAGATATTGCAAAATATATTGGAAGAAGAAAATTCTAA
- a CDS encoding demethylmenaquinone methyltransferase, which translates to MQQSKEQRVHNVFEKISDNYDKMNSVISFQQHIKWRKDTMKRMNVQHGAKALDVCCGTADWTIALAEAVGPTGEVTGLDFSQNMLNVGIEKVNGLGLRQVNLIHGNAMELPFPDNSFDYVTIGFGLRNVPDYLQVLKEMYRVVKPGGIAVCLETSQPTLIGYKQLYYFYFRFIMPMFGKLLAKSYREYAWLHESARDFPGMRELAKMFEQAGFNEVKFKSYSGGAAAVHIGKKN; encoded by the coding sequence ATGCAGCAATCGAAAGAACAGCGCGTTCACAATGTGTTTGAAAAGATATCTGATAACTATGATAAAATGAACTCAGTTATTAGTTTTCAGCAGCACATCAAGTGGCGGAAGGACACCATGAAAAGAATGAATGTTCAGCATGGTGCAAAAGCTCTCGATGTTTGCTGTGGAACGGCTGATTGGACAATTGCCTTAGCTGAAGCAGTAGGTCCGACTGGTGAAGTGACTGGGTTAGATTTTAGCCAAAATATGTTGAATGTCGGAATTGAAAAGGTTAACGGCCTGGGGCTTCGTCAGGTTAATTTAATCCATGGTAACGCAATGGAACTGCCCTTTCCTGATAATAGCTTTGATTATGTTACGATTGGCTTTGGATTAAGGAATGTCCCTGATTACTTACAGGTATTAAAAGAAATGTATCGGGTTGTAAAGCCGGGTGGTATTGCTGTCTGTCTTGAGACATCACAGCCTACTTTAATTGGCTATAAACAGCTATATTATTTTTATTTCCGATTTATTATGCCGATGTTTGGAAAATTGTTAGCAAAGAGCTATAGAGAATATGCTTGGCTTCATGAATCAGCACGTGATTTTCCGGGAATGAGGGAGCTTGCCAAAATGTTTGAACAAGCGGGCTTCAACGAAGTGAAATTCAAATCGTATAGCGGGGGTGCGGCCGCTGTTCATATTGGCAAAAAAAATTAA